One Halobacterium zhouii genomic region harbors:
- the dapB gene encoding 4-hydroxy-tetrahydrodipicolinate reductase, protein MGRAVREAVRGRGAHEVAFAAARDPPSNDAVSELDDESRFGALLGDRAPDVVVDFTTPEATARYARACAEADVPIVTGTTGLGDEQWAALHDAGESVPVLHGANFSRGVQALFSAVESAVRALPEYDVEVTETHHSGKRDAPSGTANVLLERIEDARESGGSADEDSGQNERVHGRVGDQPRQDGEVGVHARRAGDVTGEHEVLLAGNDEVLELTHRAGDRGVFAAGALDAASWLVEQSPGCYRFAEVADEL, encoded by the coding sequence ATGGGCCGGGCGGTCCGCGAGGCAGTCCGAGGTCGAGGCGCCCACGAAGTGGCGTTCGCGGCGGCGCGCGACCCACCGTCGAACGACGCGGTCAGCGAACTCGACGACGAGTCCCGGTTCGGCGCGTTGCTCGGCGACCGCGCACCCGACGTCGTCGTCGACTTCACTACGCCCGAGGCGACCGCTCGCTACGCTCGCGCGTGTGCCGAGGCGGACGTCCCAATCGTCACCGGCACCACCGGACTCGGGGACGAGCAGTGGGCGGCGCTCCACGACGCTGGCGAGTCGGTGCCGGTGCTCCACGGCGCGAACTTCTCCCGGGGCGTGCAGGCGCTGTTCTCGGCGGTCGAGTCCGCTGTGCGCGCGCTCCCGGAGTACGACGTGGAGGTCACAGAAACCCACCACAGCGGGAAGCGCGACGCGCCCTCGGGCACCGCAAACGTCCTGCTGGAGCGGATCGAGGACGCGCGGGAGAGCGGAGGCAGCGCCGACGAGGACAGCGGACAGAACGAACGCGTCCACGGACGCGTCGGCGACCAACCGCGGCAGGACGGCGAGGTCGGCGTCCACGCGCGACGGGCCGGCGACGTGACGGGCGAACACGAGGTACTGCTCGCGGGGAACGACGAAGTGCTGGAACTGACCCACCGCGCTGGCGACCGCGGCGTGTTCGCGGCGGGCGCGCTCGACGCGGCGTCGTGGCTCGTCGAACAGTCGCCGGGATGTTACCGATTCGCGGAGGTCGCTGACGAACTATGA
- a CDS encoding formyltransferase family protein — MTQIAGLASNRGRNLLHVDELEPGGAEVAVVLSNHADAPVLDAAAERGIPTEVVERSGDESRREHEQRVVDALAEYDVDLVCLDGYMRVLSEAFLDAAPLTLNVHPSLLPAFPGTDAHEQVLDAGLSVTGCTVHVVTNAVAEDGSVREGDVDAGPVVTQEPVPVYGDDDAASLKERVLYDGEFKAYPRSIRWFANGDLAVDEDGVTVDSDVGGDLPARRLAGESRASDLRYGENPHQDAALYADDACEDANVVHADQLNEGAKALSYNNYNDADAALGLVREFEDPAAAVIKHTNPAGAATADSLADAYADALATDAKSAFGGIVALNRTCDAATAELVTESFKEVVVAPGYTDDALAVLRESKNLRVLDVGPLGNVDADGADAGHESPRGESSAERFREKDLVGGTLVQERDRWAPTREDLEVVTERDPTEDELETMLFAWRVLKHAKSNAILFADGTETVGLGVGQVSRVDAVELAAKKADRDANGKNADGAVMASDAFFPFPDGIEAAADAGVEAVVQPGGSVNDDDVIEAADDHGMAMAFTDHRAFRHD; from the coding sequence ATGACGCAGATCGCGGGTCTCGCGAGCAATCGCGGTCGTAACCTCCTACACGTAGACGAACTCGAGCCCGGGGGCGCAGAAGTCGCCGTCGTGCTCTCGAATCACGCCGACGCACCCGTACTCGACGCCGCCGCCGAGCGCGGAATTCCCACGGAAGTCGTGGAGCGCTCGGGAGACGAGTCCCGCCGCGAGCACGAGCAGCGCGTCGTCGACGCGCTCGCCGAGTACGACGTCGACCTGGTCTGTCTCGATGGCTACATGCGCGTGCTCTCCGAGGCGTTCCTCGACGCCGCGCCGCTCACGCTGAACGTCCACCCGAGTCTCCTCCCCGCGTTCCCCGGAACGGACGCCCACGAGCAGGTACTCGACGCCGGCCTCTCGGTGACCGGCTGTACCGTCCACGTCGTCACGAACGCCGTCGCCGAGGATGGGAGCGTGCGCGAGGGAGACGTGGACGCCGGTCCCGTCGTCACCCAGGAACCCGTTCCCGTCTACGGCGACGACGACGCCGCGAGTCTCAAGGAGCGTGTGCTCTACGACGGCGAATTCAAGGCGTACCCGCGCTCCATCCGCTGGTTCGCGAACGGCGACCTCGCTGTCGACGAGGACGGCGTCACCGTCGACTCCGACGTTGGCGGGGATCTCCCGGCGCGTCGGCTCGCCGGCGAGAGTCGAGCGAGCGACCTCCGGTACGGCGAGAATCCCCACCAGGACGCCGCGCTGTACGCGGACGACGCCTGCGAGGACGCGAACGTCGTCCACGCCGACCAGTTGAACGAGGGCGCGAAGGCGCTCTCGTACAACAACTACAACGACGCGGACGCCGCGCTCGGCCTCGTCCGGGAGTTCGAGGACCCCGCGGCGGCGGTCATCAAGCACACGAACCCCGCGGGTGCGGCGACCGCTGACTCGCTCGCAGACGCGTACGCCGACGCGCTCGCCACCGACGCGAAGTCCGCGTTCGGTGGCATCGTCGCGCTCAACCGAACCTGCGACGCGGCGACCGCGGAACTCGTCACGGAGTCGTTCAAGGAGGTCGTGGTCGCGCCCGGCTACACCGACGACGCGCTCGCGGTGCTCCGGGAGTCGAAGAACCTGCGCGTGCTCGACGTCGGCCCGTTGGGCAACGTAGACGCGGACGGCGCTGACGCAGGCCACGAGTCACCCCGCGGCGAGTCGTCCGCCGAGCGGTTCCGGGAGAAGGACCTCGTCGGTGGCACGCTCGTCCAGGAGCGAGACCGGTGGGCGCCGACTCGCGAGGACCTGGAGGTCGTCACCGAGCGCGACCCCACCGAGGACGAACTCGAGACGATGCTGTTCGCGTGGCGCGTACTCAAGCACGCGAAGTCCAACGCCATCCTGTTCGCCGACGGCACGGAGACCGTGGGACTCGGCGTCGGGCAGGTGAGCCGCGTCGACGCCGTCGAACTGGCCGCGAAGAAGGCAGACCGGGACGCAAACGGAAAGAACGCCGACGGCGCGGTGATGGCCTCGGACGCGTTCTTCCCGTTCCCGGACGGCATCGAGGCCGCCGCGGACGCGGGCGTCGAGGCCGTCGTCCAGCCGGGGGGCTCCGTGAACGACGACGACGTCATCGAGGCCGCCGACGACCACGGGATGGCGATGGCGTTCACCGACCACCGGGCGTTCCGCCACGACTGA
- a CDS encoding 2,3,4,5-tetrahydropyridine-2,6-dicarboxylate N-succinyltransferase, with the protein MSLEADVRDLWHRHEDGDVDAASASADDADTLEAFLDALEDGDIRAAEKRDGEWEAVEWVKRGVLLNFALRETEPREYGGVTYHDVLPLRRTDDLAARGTRNTPDGTVLRRGSHVGADCIVMSPSFVNVGARVGDGTLVDSCDTVGSCAQVGENVKLGANTLLGGVLEPVEDAPVVVESGVSLGAGCRVTSGFVVGRDSVVAENTLLTPRVPVYDLVSEEILYGELPPERRAFTRFVESSVGEHDLFDGGAYKPAVVAMDLEAETLDATQREEVLRS; encoded by the coding sequence ATGAGCCTGGAAGCAGACGTACGAGACCTGTGGCACCGACACGAAGACGGCGACGTGGACGCGGCGAGCGCGAGCGCGGACGACGCAGACACCCTGGAGGCGTTCCTCGACGCACTGGAGGACGGTGATATCAGGGCCGCCGAGAAGCGCGACGGCGAATGGGAGGCCGTCGAGTGGGTGAAGCGCGGCGTTCTGCTGAACTTCGCGCTCCGCGAGACCGAACCGCGCGAGTACGGCGGCGTGACCTACCACGACGTCCTGCCGCTTCGTCGCACGGACGATCTGGCGGCGCGTGGCACGCGGAACACGCCGGACGGGACCGTGCTCCGGCGCGGTTCGCACGTCGGCGCGGACTGCATCGTGATGTCGCCGTCGTTCGTGAACGTCGGCGCGCGCGTCGGCGACGGGACGCTCGTGGATTCGTGTGACACCGTCGGCTCCTGCGCGCAGGTCGGCGAGAACGTGAAGTTGGGCGCAAACACGCTGCTCGGCGGCGTGCTCGAACCCGTCGAAGACGCGCCGGTGGTCGTAGAATCCGGGGTCTCGCTGGGCGCCGGTTGTCGGGTCACCTCGGGGTTCGTCGTCGGACGCGACTCCGTCGTGGCGGAGAACACGCTGCTGACGCCGCGCGTCCCGGTCTACGACCTCGTATCGGAGGAAATCCTGTACGGTGAACTACCGCCCGAGCGCCGCGCTTTCACGCGGTTCGTGGAGTCCTCGGTGGGTGAACACGACCTCTTCGACGGCGGCGCGTACAAGCCCGCGGTCGTCGCGATGGACCTGGAGGCGGAGACGCTCGACGCGACGCAGCGCGAGGAGGTGTTGCGGTCGTGA
- the lysA gene encoding diaminopimelate decarboxylase, with product MSRGNSSVASESNPDVRRLADWSAGALRELAAEYGTPLYVQDLDRVRENHERLAAAFPDAGVHYAVKANAGRAVLETLREAGAGAESVPAGTKNAPVGAECASAGEVYRALEAGFAPAGIHYTAVNPPARDLAFVLEEAPEVTVVAGARDTITRLDERGFSGRLALRVHPGVGAGHSEAVATGADAKFGVPVDRAPGLLDAAAARDFDVVGVHAHAGSGMLSDADVATHREVVERVASVARETTVDLEFVDVGGGFGVPYRPDEAPLDLDAVADATRDALASVDAKLVVEPGRYLVADASVLLATVNTVKQTAGATLAGVDAGMTTLLRPALYDARHEVRSLAADANDRPERRASVVGPVCESTDVLAEDRSLPRPERGDLLAVGNAGAYGVEMANQYNSRPRPAVVALADGDHRLVRERDSLSDLTASER from the coding sequence GTGAGTCGAGGAAATTCCTCCGTCGCGAGCGAGTCGAATCCGGACGTGCGGCGACTCGCAGACTGGTCCGCCGGCGCGCTCCGCGAACTCGCGGCGGAGTACGGCACGCCGCTGTACGTGCAGGACCTCGACCGCGTGCGCGAGAACCACGAGCGCCTCGCCGCGGCGTTCCCGGACGCCGGCGTTCACTACGCGGTGAAGGCGAACGCGGGCCGCGCGGTCCTCGAGACGCTCCGTGAGGCCGGGGCTGGTGCGGAGAGCGTGCCTGCCGGCACGAAGAATGCGCCCGTTGGCGCAGAATGCGCCTCTGCGGGCGAGGTGTACCGCGCGCTCGAAGCAGGATTCGCTCCCGCGGGTATCCACTACACTGCCGTCAACCCGCCCGCTCGCGATCTGGCGTTCGTGCTCGAGGAGGCGCCGGAGGTGACCGTCGTGGCGGGCGCACGCGACACCATCACCCGCCTCGACGAGCGCGGGTTCTCGGGCCGACTCGCGCTCCGCGTCCACCCGGGCGTCGGCGCGGGCCACAGCGAGGCGGTGGCGACCGGTGCCGACGCGAAGTTCGGCGTGCCAGTCGACCGCGCCCCGGGACTCCTCGACGCGGCGGCCGCCCGCGACTTCGACGTGGTCGGCGTGCACGCCCACGCCGGCAGCGGGATGCTCTCCGACGCGGACGTGGCGACCCACCGTGAGGTCGTCGAACGCGTCGCGAGCGTCGCTCGCGAGACCACGGTCGACCTTGAGTTCGTGGACGTCGGCGGCGGGTTCGGCGTTCCGTACCGTCCGGACGAGGCGCCACTCGACCTCGACGCGGTGGCGGACGCGACCCGCGACGCGCTCGCGAGCGTGGACGCGAAACTCGTCGTCGAACCGGGGCGCTACCTCGTCGCGGACGCCAGCGTGCTGTTGGCGACGGTGAACACCGTGAAGCAGACCGCCGGGGCGACGCTCGCCGGGGTCGACGCGGGAATGACGACGCTACTCCGCCCTGCGCTCTACGACGCCCGTCACGAGGTCCGGTCGCTCGCCGCGGACGCGAACGACCGGCCGGAGCGCCGGGCGAGCGTCGTCGGCCCAGTCTGCGAGAGCACCGACGTGCTCGCCGAAGACCGCTCGCTCCCCCGGCCGGAGCGCGGCGACCTGCTCGCGGTCGGCAACGCCGGCGCGTACGGCGTCGAGATGGCGAATCAGTACAACTCCCGGCCGCGACCCGCGGTGGTCGCGCTCGCGGACGGCGACCACCGACTCGTCCGCGAGCGCGACTCGCTCTCGGACCTCACCGCTTCCGAACGATGA
- the purB gene encoding adenylosuccinate lyase → MTDAHELYAVTPLDGRYASRTAPLREYASEAALVRARVRVEVEYLLALADLEAVPLEFTDDERETLWGAYEAFDTEDAELVKRIETDGARGYDATNHDVKAVEYFVREAAPERAHAWIHFGLTSEDVNNLAHRLLAKPAVDDVVLPELREVRDALVEFAHDHADLPMLARTHGQPATPTTFGKEMAVYAARLGRAVARIEAATDDLAGKLAGASGTWAAHHVAFPNVDWRAFSREFVESLGLDYVEPTTQVNPSDDLAVLFDALAGANNVCLDLSRDVWLYVSQRYLGQQTEKSETGSSTMPHKVNPIDFENAEGNLSKANSDLSFLGDYLTTSRLQRDLSDSTVKRNVGAAFAYCLLAYSKLNDGLAKVVPNESVMREDLRANPEVIGEAVQTILRREGHDDAYERVKELSRGERVTLDDFQDLFASLDVSDEVRDELLALTPETYTGLAGDIARDA, encoded by the coding sequence ATGACCGACGCCCACGAGCTCTACGCGGTGACGCCGCTGGACGGCCGCTACGCCTCGCGGACCGCACCCCTCCGGGAGTACGCGAGCGAAGCGGCGCTCGTCCGCGCTCGCGTGCGAGTCGAAGTCGAATACCTGCTCGCACTCGCGGACCTCGAGGCCGTCCCCCTCGAGTTCACGGACGACGAACGCGAGACACTCTGGGGCGCCTACGAAGCGTTCGACACCGAGGACGCCGAACTCGTCAAGCGAATCGAAACCGATGGCGCTCGCGGCTACGACGCCACCAATCACGACGTGAAGGCCGTCGAGTACTTCGTCCGGGAGGCCGCCCCGGAGCGCGCACACGCCTGGATCCACTTCGGACTCACGAGCGAGGACGTGAACAACCTCGCACACCGCCTGCTCGCGAAACCCGCGGTCGATGACGTCGTGCTCCCAGAACTCCGGGAGGTGCGGGACGCACTCGTCGAGTTCGCCCACGACCACGCGGACCTCCCGATGCTCGCGCGCACGCACGGCCAGCCAGCGACCCCCACGACGTTCGGCAAGGAGATGGCCGTCTACGCCGCGCGACTCGGCCGGGCCGTCGCGCGCATCGAGGCCGCGACGGACGACCTCGCGGGAAAACTCGCTGGCGCGTCGGGCACGTGGGCCGCTCACCACGTCGCGTTCCCGAACGTCGACTGGCGCGCGTTCTCCCGGGAGTTCGTCGAGAGCCTCGGCCTCGACTACGTCGAACCCACCACGCAGGTCAACCCCTCGGACGACCTCGCCGTCCTCTTCGACGCGCTCGCCGGCGCGAATAACGTCTGTCTCGACCTCTCGCGGGACGTCTGGCTCTACGTCTCCCAGCGCTACCTCGGCCAGCAGACCGAGAAGAGCGAGACCGGGTCCTCGACGATGCCCCACAAGGTCAACCCCATCGACTTCGAGAACGCCGAAGGAAACCTCTCGAAGGCGAACTCGGACCTCTCCTTCCTCGGCGACTACCTCACCACGAGTCGCCTCCAGCGCGACCTCTCGGACTCGACGGTCAAGCGCAACGTCGGCGCGGCGTTTGCGTACTGCCTGCTCGCGTACTCGAAACTGAACGACGGCCTCGCGAAGGTCGTCCCGAACGAGTCGGTGATGCGCGAGGACCTGCGCGCGAACCCCGAGGTCATCGGGGAGGCCGTCCAGACCATCCTCCGTCGCGAGGGCCACGACGACGCCTACGAGCGCGTGAAAGAACTCAGCCGGGGCGAGCGCGTCACGCTCGATGACTTCCAGGACCTGTTCGCCTCGCTCGACGTGAGCGACGAGGTGCGCGACGAACTGCTCGCGCTCACCCCGGAGACGTACACGGGACTCGCGGGCGACATCGCTCGAGACGCCTGA
- a CDS encoding VIT1/CCC1 transporter family protein produces the protein MFTRWLDSHESGGEYVAEVVYGANDGIVTTFAVVSGATGAALEPRVVVILGAANLLADGFSMGMSNFLSRRSELDYLEERGEAADDAGKPPARTALVTFVAFVIAGWTPLVPYVFGLDATFIVSLAAAAAAFFAVGASRSVVTERVWWLAGAEMLVVGLLAAAVAFGVGELLEGVA, from the coding sequence ATGTTCACTCGGTGGTTGGACAGCCACGAGTCGGGCGGGGAGTACGTCGCGGAGGTCGTCTACGGGGCGAACGACGGCATCGTGACGACGTTCGCGGTGGTGTCTGGGGCGACCGGCGCGGCGCTCGAGCCCCGGGTCGTGGTCATCCTCGGTGCGGCGAACCTGCTCGCTGACGGGTTCTCGATGGGGATGAGCAACTTCCTGTCGCGGCGCTCCGAACTCGACTACCTCGAGGAACGGGGAGAGGCGGCCGACGACGCCGGGAAGCCACCTGCGCGCACGGCACTCGTGACGTTCGTCGCGTTCGTGATAGCGGGGTGGACACCGCTGGTGCCGTACGTCTTCGGACTCGACGCGACGTTCATCGTCTCGCTGGCCGCCGCAGCGGCCGCGTTCTTCGCGGTCGGGGCGAGTCGGAGTGTCGTTACCGAACGCGTGTGGTGGCTGGCGGGCGCCGAGATGCTCGTCGTCGGGCTGCTGGCGGCCGCCGTCGCGTTCGGCGTCGGGGAACTGCTCGAGGGCGTCGCGTAG
- the dapF gene encoding diaminopimelate epimerase, translating to MIPYDIYHGTGNDFAVVDAANHVPDRGAFAQDRCADLGVDGVLFLALEERFTPPRAVMTLVQPDGSTASMCGNGARCAARWVAERTGADSVMLDTQAGTRRADVDDAEVAVEMGAPSFAPETVPVARDTPVEREELAGYEVTAVNTGVPHAVAFVDDVDSVDVAADAPAIRHHDAFPEGANVTFASADDERGFRQRTFERGVEAETESCGTGAVAVAAVARREGRCGDSVRVRPPGGDLRVDFSGGHATLTGPTVREQTGEAERVSVRVLDV from the coding sequence ATGATCCCTTACGACATCTACCACGGCACCGGCAACGACTTCGCTGTCGTCGACGCGGCGAACCACGTCCCCGACCGGGGCGCGTTCGCACAGGACCGCTGTGCGGACCTCGGCGTGGACGGCGTGTTGTTCCTCGCGCTCGAGGAGCGGTTCACGCCGCCGCGAGCGGTGATGACACTCGTCCAGCCCGACGGCTCGACGGCGTCGATGTGCGGAAACGGCGCGCGGTGTGCCGCCCGCTGGGTTGCAGAGCGAACGGGTGCCGACAGCGTCATGCTCGACACGCAAGCGGGCACTCGGCGCGCGGACGTCGACGACGCCGAGGTGGCCGTCGAGATGGGCGCGCCGTCGTTCGCGCCAGAAACAGTACCCGTCGCCCGCGACACGCCGGTCGAGCGCGAGGAACTCGCCGGCTACGAGGTGACCGCCGTGAACACAGGCGTTCCGCACGCCGTGGCGTTCGTCGACGACGTGGACAGCGTCGACGTGGCCGCCGACGCACCGGCCATCCGGCACCACGACGCGTTCCCGGAGGGAGCGAACGTCACGTTCGCGTCGGCTGATGACGAGCGCGGGTTCCGCCAGCGCACGTTCGAGCGTGGCGTAGAGGCGGAGACGGAGTCCTGTGGCACAGGCGCCGTCGCGGTTGCGGCGGTCGCCCGGCGCGAGGGGCGCTGCGGGGACAGCGTACGCGTCCGGCCACCGGGCGGAGACCTACGGGTCGACTTCTCGGGTGGCCACGCGACGCTCACCGGGCCGACGGTCCGGGAACAGACCGGTGAAGCAGAACGCGTCTCTGTTCGCGTACTCGATGTCTGA
- a CDS encoding M20/M25/M40 family metallo-hydrolase — protein MSESDSLPSAFDPLAFHERAVQTPSHENVDAMRDLLCETLREHGQAPDVDDAGNVLESRGSGHPHVVLNTHVDTVAPHVPYSRDGDVVCGRGACDAKGPLAALVAAFLAVEPNDGRVTLAVTPDEETDSAGAAALDLDADAYIVGEPTDLAACTSARGRFQATVELSGTAAHAADPETGANAVAGVERVLAAIRSFDEARGPDDHPDLGPPTLTPTRIEGGEATNRVPANCRIVVDRRTVPPETQDGFFAAFEEYVHEAVTGDGVDAAVRPAERKTPFLEAFSTPDDADVVGALVDAGVDDPRPFGAATEASYFAADAPTVVFGPGVLADDEGPVAHAEREYVHRSDVTRAAEVLTAALGSLV, from the coding sequence ATGTCTGAATCTGACTCGCTTCCGTCCGCGTTCGACCCGCTGGCGTTCCACGAGCGCGCGGTCCAGACACCCTCCCACGAGAACGTCGACGCGATGCGCGACCTGCTGTGCGAGACGCTCCGCGAACACGGCCAGGCACCAGACGTCGACGACGCGGGGAACGTACTCGAGTCACGCGGTTCCGGCCACCCGCACGTCGTGTTGAACACCCACGTAGACACTGTAGCACCCCACGTCCCGTACTCGCGCGACGGCGACGTCGTCTGCGGCCGGGGCGCGTGCGACGCGAAGGGGCCACTCGCCGCGCTGGTCGCGGCGTTCCTCGCGGTGGAACCAAACGATGGACGCGTGACGCTCGCGGTGACGCCCGACGAAGAGACAGATTCAGCGGGCGCTGCGGCACTGGACCTGGATGCGGACGCCTACATCGTCGGCGAACCGACGGATCTCGCCGCCTGCACGAGCGCGCGCGGCCGCTTCCAGGCGACTGTCGAACTCTCGGGGACGGCAGCACACGCCGCCGACCCCGAGACGGGCGCGAACGCGGTCGCTGGCGTGGAACGGGTGCTCGCCGCAATCCGGTCGTTCGACGAGGCGCGCGGCCCGGACGACCACCCCGACCTTGGGCCGCCGACGCTCACGCCGACACGCATCGAGGGCGGCGAAGCGACGAACCGCGTGCCCGCCAACTGTCGAATCGTCGTGGACCGCCGCACGGTCCCGCCGGAAACCCAGGACGGGTTCTTCGCGGCGTTCGAGGAGTACGTCCACGAGGCGGTCACCGGTGACGGCGTCGACGCGGCAGTTCGACCCGCTGAGCGCAAGACGCCGTTCCTCGAAGCGTTCTCGACGCCCGACGACGCCGACGTGGTCGGAGCGCTCGTCGACGCGGGGGTGGACGACCCGCGGCCGTTCGGCGCGGCGACGGAGGCGTCGTACTTCGCGGCGGACGCGCCAACAGTGGTGTTCGGGCCGGGTGTGCTTGCGGACGACGAGGGACCGGTCGCCCACGCCGAACGAGAGTACGTACACCGGTCGGACGTGACTCGGGCCGCCGAGGTTCTGACTGCGGCGCTCGGATCGCTGGTGTAG
- the folP gene encoding dihydropteroate synthase produces MRYDEAANFLLDLRRYRPKPGTDSTADLLSFLGDPQDGPRYVQVAGSNGKGSTARMLESTLREAGLDVGLYTSPHFDDVRERVTVNGRQLPKSALTEFVEAVKPRVNERAADGSAPTFFEVVTAMGLWQFGREDVDVAVLEVGIGGKYDATSVVDPVASAVTSVTLEHTSVLGDTVEEIARDKAHVAPASNPLVTATSGDALDAVREQAGDVVTVGGAECDVEATYEGRTNHTEAAVTVAGEDWSVEARIPLLGSYQAANAGVAAALARQVADVDSETLARGLRKAYWPGRFEVMGADPVVALDGAHNPGACEALAETVAEFDYDRLLYVFGAMHDKDHRTMAEALPTADRVWACEPDTDRSEDADVLATVFEEAGAGDVTVTRAVESAVDSALSAATEDDLVLVAGSLFTVAEARARWTRTNVQKRVRDLDDARDALESAHVTPPGVWRMRGKGVHRVVKTRVQKRQAQFLKEELLSLGGECSLSGLNRQTRGTLDAVLMGTLAQFKRLCTKLDGQPYGLSAFADELRESLGIQAERPEHGYPWEDGTAVMGILNVTPDSFHDGGEYETVEDAVARAEEMVDAGADVIDVGGESTRPGADEVPVEAEIDRVVPVVERIADLDALVSVDTRKAEVARAALEAGADVLNDVTGLEDPEMRFVAAEYDVPIVVMHAIDAPVVPDRDVEYDDVVEDVLESLTERVLLAEKAGVPRENIIVDPGLGFGKSAAENFELLDRTDEFHALGCPVLVGHSHKSMWKKVDRYPDDGGYATAAGSAIAADRGADIVRVHDVEENVAAVRAAEATRRGVDDE; encoded by the coding sequence ATGCGCTACGACGAGGCGGCGAACTTCCTCCTCGACCTCCGCCGCTACCGGCCCAAGCCCGGGACCGACTCGACGGCGGACCTGCTGTCGTTCCTCGGAGACCCCCAGGACGGCCCGCGGTACGTGCAGGTCGCCGGGTCGAACGGGAAGGGGAGCACCGCCCGGATGCTGGAGTCGACGCTCCGAGAGGCGGGACTGGACGTCGGCCTGTACACGTCCCCGCACTTCGACGACGTGCGCGAACGAGTCACCGTGAACGGGCGGCAGCTGCCAAAGAGCGCGCTGACCGAGTTCGTGGAAGCCGTCAAACCCCGCGTGAACGAGCGCGCGGCGGACGGGAGCGCGCCGACGTTCTTCGAGGTGGTGACGGCGATGGGGCTCTGGCAGTTCGGCCGCGAGGACGTCGATGTGGCGGTCCTCGAGGTCGGCATCGGCGGAAAGTACGACGCGACGAGCGTCGTCGACCCGGTGGCGAGTGCGGTAACGTCGGTGACTCTCGAGCACACGAGCGTGCTCGGGGACACCGTCGAAGAGATAGCCCGGGACAAGGCCCACGTCGCGCCGGCGTCGAACCCGCTCGTGACCGCGACGTCGGGCGACGCGCTCGACGCAGTGCGCGAGCAGGCAGGCGACGTGGTGACGGTCGGCGGTGCGGAATGCGACGTCGAAGCGACCTACGAGGGCCGCACGAACCACACCGAAGCGGCGGTGACGGTCGCGGGCGAGGACTGGTCGGTCGAGGCGCGAATCCCGCTACTGGGGTCGTACCAGGCGGCGAACGCGGGCGTCGCGGCGGCGCTCGCGCGGCAGGTCGCGGACGTCGACAGTGAGACGCTGGCTCGGGGACTGCGGAAGGCGTACTGGCCGGGGCGCTTCGAGGTGATGGGCGCCGACCCCGTGGTCGCGCTGGACGGCGCGCACAACCCGGGCGCGTGCGAGGCGCTCGCGGAGACGGTGGCGGAGTTCGACTACGACCGGTTGCTCTACGTGTTCGGTGCAATGCACGACAAAGATCACCGAACAATGGCCGAGGCACTGCCGACCGCAGACCGCGTGTGGGCGTGCGAACCCGACACCGACCGCTCGGAGGACGCGGACGTGCTCGCCACCGTCTTCGAGGAGGCGGGTGCGGGCGACGTGACGGTGACGCGCGCGGTCGAGTCGGCGGTCGACAGCGCGCTCTCGGCGGCCACCGAGGACGACCTGGTGCTCGTCGCGGGGTCGCTGTTCACCGTCGCAGAGGCCCGGGCGCGCTGGACGCGGACGAACGTCCAGAAGCGCGTCCGAGACCTCGACGACGCCCGGGACGCGCTCGAGAGCGCGCACGTCACGCCGCCGGGTGTCTGGCGGATGCGCGGGAAGGGCGTCCACCGCGTCGTGAAGACCCGCGTCCAGAAACGCCAGGCGCAGTTCCTCAAGGAGGAACTGTTGAGTCTCGGCGGCGAGTGCTCGCTCTCGGGGCTGAACCGCCAGACGCGCGGGACGCTGGACGCCGTGTTGATGGGGACGCTCGCGCAGTTCAAGCGCCTGTGTACGAAACTCGACGGGCAGCCCTACGGCCTGAGCGCGTTCGCGGACGAACTCCGTGAGAGTCTCGGCATCCAGGCCGAGCGGCCCGAACACGGCTACCCGTGGGAGGACGGCACTGCGGTGATGGGCATCCTGAACGTCACGCCCGACTCGTTCCACGACGGCGGCGAGTACGAGACCGTCGAGGACGCGGTCGCTCGCGCCGAGGAGATGGTCGACGCGGGCGCAGACGTGATCGACGTGGGTGGCGAGTCCACGCGCCCCGGCGCCGACGAGGTGCCCGTCGAGGCGGAGATAGACCGCGTGGTTCCGGTGGTCGAACGCATCGCGGACCTCGACGCGCTGGTCTCTGTGGACACCCGAAAGGCCGAGGTGGCGCGGGCCGCCCTCGAAGCCGGCGCGGACGTCCTGAACGACGTGACCGGTCTCGAGGACCCCGAGATGCGGTTCGTCGCCGCGGAGTACGACGTCCCTATCGTCGTGATGCACGCCATCGACGCACCGGTCGTCCCGGACCGCGACGTCGAGTACGACGACGTCGTCGAGGACGTCCTAGAGTCGCTGACCGAGCGCGTGCTGCTCGCGGAGAAGGCCGGCGTGCCGCGCGAGAACATCATCGTCGACCCCGGGCTGGGCTTCGGGAAGTCGGCCGCGGAGAACTTCGAGTTGCTCGACCGCACGGACGAGTTCCACGCCCTGGGCTGTCCCGTCCTGGTCGGCCACAGCCACAAGTCGATGTGGAAGAAGGTGGACAGATATCCAGACGACGGCGGCTACGCGACGGCTGCCGGGTCGGCCATCGCCGCGGACCGCGGCGCAGACATCGTGCGCGTCCACGACGTCGAGGAGAACGTCGCCGCAGTTCGCGCGGCAGAAGCGACTCGGCGCGGCGTCGACGACGAGTAA